Genomic segment of Pseudothermotoga hypogea DSM 11164 = NBRC 106472:
ATGTGCAGAGCGAAGTTCAGATGGAGGTCAAACAGTTGTGTGAGAGATTTCCCCTGTATGTGAACAAGATAAACTTTTAAGCAACCTTCGAAAAGAGGCCCCATTCCTGGGGCCTCGCATTCTTATCCAGCTTTATCGCCGTGTTCAATTCTGTCTGCGAGATTTCTCTCACGAACGAGAGCTGAAGAGTTCCAGAACGTAATCCACCACCACGTCGAGACTGACCTCTACTTGTGTGAAGCTTTCGAGTAACTTGACGTGAGCGACCGAGCGCGAAAGCTCTTCATCGCCGAGGATAATGACCACCTTCGCTCCGATTTTGTTTGCATGCTTCAACTGCGCCGTGAGTTTTCTGTCGTTCACCTCGTTGATGACGGGTACTCCTTTCTTCCTCAACTCCTCAGCTATCTTGAAAGCCTCGATCGACGCTTTGAGCCCAAGGCTGGCAACGTACGCGAAACACCTTTCCCTACGTGGAACATTTGTTCCCTGACTCTTGAGTGTCAAGACGAGCCTTTCTATTCCACTGGCGAAACCGAGCGCCGGTATAGCCTGACCTCCGAGCTCTGAGAACAGACCGTCGTACCTGCCGCCCGCGAGGATCGTGTTCTGCGCTCCCAGTTCCCTGTGTCTTATCTCGAACACGGTTCTCGTGTAGTAATCCAACCCCCTCACGAGTGTGCCGTCTTCGACAAAATCGAAATGCAGTTCCGTGAGCTTCTGTTTCAGCTCCTCGTAATGCGATCGACACTCGTCGCAGAGGAACTCGAAAGACTTGGGGGCCTTTTCAGCGAGATGTGCGTCGATTTTACAGTCTAAGAGTCTGAGAACGTTCGTGTTCAAGCGCCTCTCGCAATCATCACACAGTAGATCCACGTGCGATTCGTAGTACTCCTTCAACTTCTGTTTGTAGATCGGCCTGCACTTTGGACAGCCTATGGAGTTGAGATGCACCATGTAATCACGAACACCTATCCTGTCGAGAAAGTGCTTGGCTATCAACAGTACCTCGACGTCCGCCGATGCGTGTGCGGAACCTATGAGTTCGACGCCAAACTGATGGAACTGTCTGAGGCGTCCTGCCTGAGGTCTTTCGTATCGGAACATGGGTCCTATGTAGAAGAACCTCTGAGGTAAACCTTCGTTGATCATGGAATTCTCTATGAACGCGCGCACCGTAGGTGCTGTACCCTCGGGTCTAAGCGTGATGCTCCGACCTCCTTTGTCCGTGAAGGTGTACATTTCTTTCTGCACAATGTCCGTCTCCTCACCCACACTCCTCACGAACAGCTCCGTGGGTTCTATGATCGGTGTTCTGATCTCTTCGTAACCGTAAAGATTCGCAACAGTGCGCGCGTTTTCTTCAATGAAGTACCAATAATTCACTTCATCGCCATAGATATCCTGCGTTCCCTTGATCCGTTCGTACTTCAAACCCTGCTCCCTCCTCCGTTCATCATAACACGACGACAATTCTACGAAGCATTTCAAAAACTTCGTTGTCTTCGAGGATACTTTTCAAACGCTCCAGGTTTTCGATTGGTCGAGATAGAATTATCCTGCTCGCCCTCTTTTCACCAATTCCCGGTAGATGGATCAGTTCCTCGTAACTTGCCTTGTTCAGATTCACAGGATATTTCAACGCGGTGAGGGACCGTGGTCCGTGATCGACGATGACTACATCGATGGGATTCTCGAACTTTCCAACTACTCCAACGAGAAACGGATAGGTTCCAAGCTGGCGGGCAAAAGTGATCTTGCCCTCGCGAAACTCTGGATAGACCTTCCTCAACACACTGCCAACGGGAACCACGCGCTTGAACATGGGTATATCTATCTCTCGCCGAATGATCTCTTTGTAGGTCCTGTAAAGCCTCTGATCTGGTCCCTTCAGTTTTCTGAGCTGTGCGTATCTCCAGAGTGGCGTACCCGGCTCCACGATGACCTGTCTGATGTTTATCCTTCTGACGAGCAAATCCCGTTCGAGGATCATCCTGAGCCACTTTAAGTTCTCTTCGTAAGTCTGTTTCGTCTCACCAATCAGGCCGTAAAGCAAATTCAAACCCGGAAGCAACTTCGGAACTCCATCCACTCTGACCTTTCCTATCTGGTTGACGATCTCTATCGCCCTCAAGACCTTTTCTGGTTCCACCGCGATGTTGTTCTTTCTCAGAACGTTCACGTCGAAGCTCTCCACACCGAAAGAGAGTACGTCTGCCGGTGTGTTCCACTTGACTATCGTTTCCAGTATCTTCACGCACTCTCTTTCGTGTTGAACGATGTACATCGGGTTCGCGTTGTCGTGATGGAGAACTTCCAATTCTGGACACGCGTTCCGCACACCTTCGTACAGTTCTTCAAAAACTTGTGGGATTGGCTTTCCATCGTTCTTGTCCGAGCAGTAGGCCAGAACGTTGGCAGAACGGCCGAACCTGAAAGCCCTGCAACCCTGCCTGTGCAGCTCTCTGACTTCCTCAACGACGTGGTCTACAGGCCTCGAAGTGAAATGGGGATAAAAGACCGGCTCTATGCAAAAAAAGCAGTGCGTGCGCCTTTCACAACCTCTGGATAGCTCAATCTCACAGATGATGTTTGGATAGCGAGGGTGCTGCTTGATAACGGAAGCGCCAAAGAGGCTCGCCTGTTTCACCAATTCCCAATCGTTTCGAGGCCTTTCAGCATTGAAGAGAAGATTGTAGAGTTCGACGGTCAAATCGGGCCCGAGGCGGACGTCCGCATTCAGAGTCCTTAGCTTCGCGAACG
This window contains:
- the hisS gene encoding histidine--tRNA ligase, with the translated sequence MKYERIKGTQDIYGDEVNYWYFIEENARTVANLYGYEEIRTPIIEPTELFVRSVGEETDIVQKEMYTFTDKGGRSITLRPEGTAPTVRAFIENSMINEGLPQRFFYIGPMFRYERPQAGRLRQFHQFGVELIGSAHASADVEVLLIAKHFLDRIGVRDYMVHLNSIGCPKCRPIYKQKLKEYYESHVDLLCDDCERRLNTNVLRLLDCKIDAHLAEKAPKSFEFLCDECRSHYEELKQKLTELHFDFVEDGTLVRGLDYYTRTVFEIRHRELGAQNTILAGGRYDGLFSELGGQAIPALGFASGIERLVLTLKSQGTNVPRRERCFAYVASLGLKASIEAFKIAEELRKKGVPVINEVNDRKLTAQLKHANKIGAKVVIILGDEELSRSVAHVKLLESFTQVEVSLDVVVDYVLELFSSRS
- a CDS encoding radical SAM protein, with the protein product MRALIVDGYVDEPAALGVPPYVSHYVRYAAGVLMMKNYFVDYLTIDQLRRLPDLSSLKDYDLILVVGGVAVPGKYVGGEPIRPDEVEKIFASCSSSCLRILAGPFARFQAVQGGTFAKLRTLNADVRLGPDLTVELYNLLFNAERPRNDWELVKQASLFGASVIKQHPRYPNIICEIELSRGCERRTHCFFCIEPVFYPHFTSRPVDHVVEEVRELHRQGCRAFRFGRSANVLAYCSDKNDGKPIPQVFEELYEGVRNACPELEVLHHDNANPMYIVQHERECVKILETIVKWNTPADVLSFGVESFDVNVLRKNNIAVEPEKVLRAIEIVNQIGKVRVDGVPKLLPGLNLLYGLIGETKQTYEENLKWLRMILERDLLVRRINIRQVIVEPGTPLWRYAQLRKLKGPDQRLYRTYKEIIRREIDIPMFKRVVPVGSVLRKVYPEFREGKITFARQLGTYPFLVGVVGKFENPIDVVIVDHGPRSLTALKYPVNLNKASYEELIHLPGIGEKRASRIILSRPIENLERLKSILEDNEVFEMLRRIVVVL